GTAGCGCAGTTAAAAGGAAATTATCTTATATAGAAGAACAGCCGTTTCATTTATATAAGCTTAGGAAACTCGAAGCCAGCGCGGAAACTCAGCTTAAAATAGTTCATTCACATCCGCACTTAACTAGTTCTACGGACAGCGTGGAGGAGGCGACCAATCAGAGTGATGGCGATAAAATGGACTCGGAATTGGGAAATACCACGGATCACGAAGACCAAATGAGTGTATCCTCCGACTCGAACATAAGGATGCGCTTTGATATCCTCCAAACCCTCAGGAACATTCCCGATTGGGATGAACTTAGTGATATCGGGACTACAGATCACAATCTGGGCATCGATAAGAAGAGTGTGGAAATGCAGCAGGTGCCGGGCTCGGAACTAGAACAGTTACAGATTCAACTGGCCCGCAAGTCGTTGTCCTCGTCGATGGAAAGCCTCATTCCCAGCGAATCCAATTATGAAGCACCTTCCTCGCAAAACGATGACGATGTGCATGGTACGGAGATACCATCGCCCTCAGGACTAGAATCTGTTGACGAAAGCGATTGGAGATTGCAGGGAATGCAATTCAAATCGAGTCATGTGGCCACTTTTAAGGACATTACATCTGAGTCCAGGTCCTCCACATCTAGCCTCAATTCCATCCCTACGACTTTTTCCATCGGTCAAATGGTCCAAAGCTATCTGGATGGGCTTATTGAGAAAGTTGTGGACATATTCGTTAATACAGACTATTTGCGGTCAAAAAATCTAGACAAAAGTAAGCTAATGAATCGCCTGTTCAAGGAAGTCGAGGATCACCACTGGGTGAGCCACGACAACAATTTACTGACCAAACGACTGACGGAACACCACCTGCGTCGATTTAAGTACTCCCTCGTAACGCCGAGCAGCAGATCCTACATCAACGAATCCCAACGGAGTCGGTACTTGGGTGCCCTAAACGAATTGGATCATTGGCTTAACAGGACACGACAGGCTGAGCAGATGCACCTGGCTGAAAAGGAACGACTGCTGTCGGAATTGGAGCGGATGCAACGAGAGGACAACGAGAAGATCGAGAGGCTGGAGGAGATCTTCAGAAGCACATTACTGCGGGACAGCCAACCGTCTGAACGCCTTCGCTTTGTGAGTCTTCAAAATCggattaaaaattaaacaaaaacacttttattgtttaattaggTAACGGAAACCGCTCTTAAACAAATGAGAGCAAAACGCGATGCGTTGTCTGCGACACGACTGATTTTGATCATAAGGCAGCATGACAATTCCTACATTAAAAAGGTcgaaattacaaaataaaaataagttgGCTGactaaaaaaaagggtttACCCACAGAAAGTCGATGAGATTGAGGCGATTTCTGGGGAAGTCAAATTGGAAACCTATCTGTCCGCGGATAACGACGTTCAGCAGATGGTTACCACTCTAAACAGTGAGTTAAATAAAACGTAACAAGTAtctatctattttaattttatttacagATAAAAACGCTGAACTGGAACGCATGTGTACGCTGGTGAAAACCAAAATCCATACCATTTCCCATCTGCGATGTCGACGGAAGCTGCTGAATCGCAAGTTCAGGGAGGCCAAAGATGAGTTACGAGAAAGGCAAAAACGGCAAATAGCATTGCGCGATGAAGTATATAATTGTAATCTAACACACAATAAACTTCTTGACCAGATCAAAGAAGTCCGTCGTGAGGGTGGCATTATGTGCTATCCCAAGTTGTTGGCCGATTTTGATCGGACCGAGAAGTTTATTGCCATCAAACAGGCGAGTATTGTGGAACTAAAGACACAACATGACAATTTGCTGAAGAGAATCGAAAAGATCGAACTAAAGATTCTGGAATCTAATAAGAGTGAAATCATGTCTAAGTCGGAttaagtatgtatgtaagaTGCAGGggtcttggccaaaaaataaatcaaacaaatcttaaataaatattatatttacgttttaaatttgttaggTAACAAATAAGCGATGAAATAACCCAGATAAGTCAAATCAGACGTGTCAAAattgaacaataaaaattaaagtttttaatttattgggGCATTTCAAAATTCTATTGAAAATCATATCAAATCGATGGCTTTCTTCCTCATCCGCTTGGCCCTGGTGGCCGGTGCGGTGTATGGAACCCAAGAGCTGGGGATTTGGGAAAGTTCCGACCACACAAAGGTGCTCTTCGAAGGCGCCAAACGGGAGGTGAGTCCCTACGCCGAGGACCTGATGAACCGATTCTGCTGCTGGCGGTGCGACAAGTGCAAGGAGGATGTACAGGTTAAGCCCTGGCAGGAATCCATGGTGGATGCTTGGAACGAGACGATCAAAAAGACATTCCACGCCTTGGGCGTTCAAGTTCCCTTCTACTACAAACGGTTCTCGGAAGACTTCCAGCAGGGCATCGATGACTTGGTCAACGAGAAGGAGGAAATTGATACCAATGCAAAAAAAGGCCccaaaaagataaaataaCCAAGTCACACCTTCAAATATTTTGGTaattaacattaaaaatattcacAAACTCGTCGATAAATTGACAGTTGCCAATGTAATAAAagtattataattttaaagatttcGATTATTTCATAGTTGCATGCGTGGTTTCTTTGTGACCGAGGGAGATCCTCCTGCTGCGTCAGCCATCGAGCTATAGGATCTATTGATGTACATCCTAGGAGTAGAATGACTTCTTATTGCGCTACCACGAGCATCCTTGCGAACTCTATCGGGTAAAATCGTTGGCAAGGTAAAATTGTCGAAAAGATTCGCCTTGGTGCCAATGGGAGGAGCAAGGGAGTGTGAAGCCTTAAGACCCGGGCTTGAAGATCCAGTAGTCAGCATCGAATTGGAGCCAGAGTTTAGACCAGGAGTAGAAGCTGTTACCGGTGTTAGGGGTGGCACGGGCTTGGGATTCGGTGGCTGAGTCTCAGGGACCTTGTCCTTCAATTCGGCCATTGTACCCATCTGACACTGCCGCCAGGTGGGCAGCATCAGTCCACGGCTCACAGTCGGCGAGGGCAGAGATGCCTGGCTGGGAATAAGGGACTTCACCGGCGTATGGATCGCTCTCTTGCTCAGCTCCTCTGTCCGCTCCAGGTTGGCCATCTTCAAGTCCTCGATACTCACTTTGGTGCGATTGACCAACTTTGCGAAACGTTGAGCCTCGACGAGTTTGTCCCTTGCCAAAGCTATGCCAAGACATTCTCACATTAAATGTTTCTATATATCTACTCTCCGGATATCAACTCACTATAAGCCAGATCCAAGATGACCCCACGAGCCTGCGGCTCCACCTCCAATTGCAGGTCCTTCAGCATACCATCTACGAACTCCAGATCAGAGCGGATGTCTAAGTCGCGCTCGCTTAGCTTGTATTCTggttttttgttcattttacAAATGTAATTGATTGACAGGCAGAACGTTCCCAATTTGCTACTGACAACTTGTCGATGAACAAATTGCAGGCTAAAGCGCAGCAACTCTATAAATTGTCATAATTTTTATCGAACTCTGTGCGGTAATCTTTTAATTCATTATACATGTTGTTcagcaaatatatttttaaacaaataccAATTTTGgaagatatttttttttttagaattctAAACTTAATAATAAGTTGgtcttttttttgccatatgCCGTCTTTGAAAAACTCAATCATAGGatctttttctttctttgaaCTGcgattatttaaatttaaatgccatCCAACCgttaaaatttgcatatatatcttattttattatttcattttttattttattgtgaTATTTACTTCAAGTTTGTTATTTTAAGAAACAGTGCTTTGAATACACGTTTTCTTAAATGGTCGAAATATTTCTAAcccatttttcattttcaataatttcaatttcaatcaattttgCTACAGCTCAATATAAGTTTGGTTTATTTAAACACAGTTTTTTACAATAAAGTCGAGTATACATATAGAAAACTCAAGATAAGGATAAGATAAGTATATCCATGGATGGGATAGTGTGGGCTGGTGGCGGCACTGCACATAAAATCATTGGTGCAGTTATAACTGACCCGGTAATTGCGGTTGGAGTTCGATCTGGAGGTAGTCCATCCTTGGTATTGGTtgtgatatagagagctggaAATTTGTTTTCTGGGAGGCTTGTATGCCGGCGGTCTTTCGCGAATGTTCGTGGGTGCTCCACCCACGGTATCATGAGCTGAGTAAGCCGGCGGAGGTCCTTTGGGCAAATTGTGTCCCAAGTCGAACGTGGGAAGCGAAAAGGTTTTCGACAAAGATGAATAGGATGGAGGAGAGTAGGAGTGTCTTGACCCAGAACCGTAAGTGGACCCATAATTGGATCCATAACTAGATCCATAACTGGATCTAGGACTGGATCTAGAACTGGAGCTGCTACTTCTGCTTCCGCCACGGGGAGTTCCTGTTGCAATATTTTGAGCCTGAAGGATTATCACCATCACCAGGATGCTCTTCAGTCTCCTCGGAAAACGAGACATTCtaaaatgtacatataaaattcattgaaatttaaattaaataatcaaattcTTGGAACGGAtgccaattaaaatattagtGTACATGACGCAtgctaataaaataataattatattctttTGAAATTTGATAAGGTAATGTacaaatttacttaaaaaaatgtaCGTAATCGGTAAAGAAGAACAgatgtttttatttacttaagtATCAGAAAAAGACGATATTCAACTTTTagaacaaaataatttttgaaaatttggaAGCCATGGAAGGTTTAGTTTACCTGCAAACTAAGGATTCTGGCACACAAGAAATGTAGTTGTCTGAGTTTAGTTTTATACGTTTTATtgctaatttaaaatattttgtgccGCGAATATTGGTTTTACTCAGAGAAAGTAAACCAAAGAACTAAGCTTCCGAAAATATTTCGGAcggtatttatgttttttgtggACCGCTGAAGAGATCAGAGTTCGTCTACGAGTCAAAACAATGCTGATTAGAATAATCTGTTGCGATTTAGTTAAGTTTGGATTATGCAAAAACAATTATCGATTTATgattcattaaaaaaatttaaacgaAAAATGACGTCAAATGCGAAAAGTTTGAGCTTAAaatccaataaataaatgttatttcCGGTTTcttttctattgtttttatttaattttccaattgttattGTATCACAAATGTTATAGTGGtctgaaatatttaagtatattaATGCTACCTTCATATTGTTTAAGAAAAGCTAGTAAAAAGAGTTTCTGcgcacataaatatataaaacaaattttaataattttaaaggGAGGTTAAAACAATAAAGTGATTTAAAGCTTTTATACAGTAAGTGTAATccattttcctctttttgttCACCCATTTTAAGTATTAACACACATAAGATTATTGTAATTGTTTGGTACATTTATTGGTGGCTTACATTCAGGTCTAACAGAACTACGAGTATACATCAAAAattcgattgttttttttttattttttacaaaatacATTTAAGGAAAACCGTTTGACCGGCGATAGACATATATGCATATCCATAAGAATCTTGAGTCCCATAAAATGGCAATAAATTACGGTAGCCAACGAGACTGTGTCCTTGAGTCAATTAAGGATTGTATGGAGGCAATGGGCCGTTAGTGGAGACAGTAGGCCACGATTAGGGTCACCACCGTGGAGATGAAGCTAAAGTGTCCAAAAGTTCGCTCTGCCATACTATGCGCATCCTTGACGATAGATTCCGCCGAGAGTCGAGCCTGTGTCAGACCCGGCATCTTCATAATATCGGGCTGACCACCGGGAACTATGGGTGCCAATGGTACAGATCCCTCGGGAATGGCCACAGGAGTGGTCGGCTGAATGGGAGCCAGTTGAACGGATTCGGGAGCGGAAACGGGAGGGGGTACTGCACCCTCCACGGCTGGTGCCGTTCCATTGGCTGGAGTAGCAGTCTCCGGTGGCGGTGCTGGATAGCACGCGATCTGATCCAACTCAATAGTCTTGGTAGGATCTTTAGGATCCGGACCGGGCACTTTAACGGGCACACAGATGATGCCACCACCAGGTGGTGCATTGGGATCAGCAGGGGCTCCAGGTGCAGGAGGGACTGGCGCGTTTGGATCCGCCGGATTGGGTGCAACTGCGGGTGCAGGAGCCACAGGAGATCCGGGTGCAACAGGAGCTCCAGAAGCAGATACAGGTGCCGCTGGATCAACGGGAGCAGGTGGCGATGGACCTAGAGGCGCCAGTGGAACTGATCCTGCAACTGGGGCTGGAGGAACGGGTAGAGCTTGAGAGTCAGTAACAGGTGGAGCGGCATAAACAGGTGGCACTGGCACAGCTGGAGAAGCGGCTGCTTGGTTTCCTCCAGCATTTATCACCGTAGTACCCGATCCCACATCTGTGGTGGTCACAGATCCAGGTGGTCCGTTATTGATAATGATGATTTTGTCGTCACCACCATGGGTGCCTCcgcctccaccaccgccggaaTAAGAATTGGAACTCTCCACCACACGCGTGTGGGTGGGTGTCAGTGCGTGACCCAGGATGGCACCACCCAATGCTCCAGCGATAAGACCAGTGCCTGTTAAAGCAAGAAATACAAACTAGTTACTACTCTGCGTAATGCGGATTACTCCATTTTGGACTCACCCAATCCCAAGCCTGATGATGACTTCTGCGGCGCCTGTGGATAGTAAACAGCTCCTGCAGGCAAAACTCCGCCAGCGGGCAGGAAGGTGGCTCCTGCGGGCAGACCTCCGCCGACTGGTCCTTGTGGATAATAGGTGGCTCCATGGGGCACTTGTCCGACTGGATGGTAAGATGCTCCTGCGGGATATCCACCCGACGGATGGTAGCTGGCACCGGCTGGAACCTGACCCGTGGGGTAGTAGGTCGCTCCGTGGGGCACTTGACCCGCTGGGTGGTATGAAGCACCAGCCGGCAATTGACCTGCCGGATGGTATGAGGCTCCGGCTGGAATTTGCCCGGCTGGGTGGTAGGTGGCTCCGGCTGGAAGTTGACCTGCCGGGTGGTAGGTGGCACCTGCTGGCA
The sequence above is a segment of the Drosophila melanogaster chromosome 2L genome. Coding sequences within it:
- the CG14929 gene encoding uncharacterized protein, isoform A gives rise to the protein MAFFLIRLALVAGAVYGTQELGIWESSDHTKVLFEGAKREVSPYAEDLMNRFCCWRCDKCKEDVQVKPWQESMVDAWNETIKKTFHALGVQVPFYYKRFSEDFQQGIDDLVNEKEEIDTNAKKGPKKIK
- the CG4970 gene encoding uncharacterized protein, translated to MAKPGRAKFLFIKSKIIPKKLVNLQGKRDRKKVVNDASAKKVATSGESHITSIMSIPSHSTDSDERIASTAPSVWSTSVPIPIPSSQRGMPKQNVRRSVVSISSLPSKKSSSAVKRKLSYIEEQPFHLYKLRKLEASAETQLKIVHSHPHLTSSTDSVEEATNQSDGDKMDSELGNTTDHEDQMSVSSDSNIRMRFDILQTLRNIPDWDELSDIGTTDHNLGIDKKSVEMQQVPGSELEQLQIQLARKSLSSSMESLIPSESNYEAPSSQNDDDVHGTEIPSPSGLESVDESDWRLQGMQFKSSHVATFKDITSESRSSTSSLNSIPTTFSIGQMVQSYLDGLIEKVVDIFVNTDYLRSKNLDKSKLMNRLFKEVEDHHWVSHDNNLLTKRLTEHHLRRFKYSLVTPSSRSYINESQRSRYLGALNELDHWLNRTRQAEQMHLAEKERLLSELERMQREDNEKIERLEEIFRSTLLRDSQPSERLRFVTETALKQMRAKRDALSATRLILIIRQHDNSYIKKKVDEIEAISGEVKLETYLSADNDVQQMVTTLNNKNAELERMCTLVKTKIHTISHLRCRRKLLNRKFREAKDELRERQKRQIALRDEVYNCNLTHNKLLDQIKEVRREGGIMCYPKLLADFDRTEKFIAIKQASIVELKTQHDNLLKRIEKIELKILESNKSEIMSKSD
- the CG14930 gene encoding uncharacterized protein → MNKKPEYKLSERDLDIRSDLEFVDGMLKDLQLEVEPQARGVILDLAYTLARDKLVEAQRFAKLVNRTKVSIEDLKMANLERTEELSKRAIHTPVKSLIPSQASLPSPTVSRGLMLPTWRQCQMGTMAELKDKVPETQPPNPKPVPPLTPVTASTPGLNSGSNSMLTTGSSSPGLKASHSLAPPIGTKANLFDNFTLPTILPDRVRKDARGSAIRSHSTPRMYINRSYSSMADAAGGSPSVTKKPRMQL
- the CG43153 gene encoding uncharacterized protein translates to MSRFPRRLKSILVMVIILQAQNIATGTPRGGSRSSSSSSRSSPRSSYGSSYGSNYGSTYGSGSRHSYSPPSYSSLSKTFSLPTFDLGHNLPKGPPPAYSAHDTVGGAPTNIRERPPAYKPPRKQISSSLYHNQYQGWTTSRSNSNRNYRVSYNCTNDFMCSAATSPHYPIHGYTYLILILSFLYVYSTLL
- the CG31705 gene encoding uncharacterized protein, isoform A; translated protein: MTTYPTRFSGSLLVVVLLILALTTEDAHAKWKSTGSRSRTSSSSNRRTSSHSYSAPSHSVPSHHAAPAPHHDNVRLSYGGGSHSQPVSKVSSSQTHSAAPSAPASPIGWNVPAKPQGPPPAYSASNPVGGAHTNIHERPPAYNPAYKPAPPSYSAATQTHSNTNLQSPYRPAGAASPGASSSSSGSHYYGGAHNTAYRGRNNSTGGFGSSGGYQPITATNAHNVQSSYPRQQLPAGATYHPAGQLPAGATYHPAGQIPAGASYHPAGQLPAGASYHPAGQVPHGATYYPTGQVPAGASYHPSGGYPAGASYHPVGQVPHGATYYPQGPVGGGLPAGATFLPAGGVLPAGAVYYPQAPQKSSSGLGLGTGLIAGALGGAILGHALTPTHTRVVESSNSYSGGGGGGGTHGGDDKIIIINNGPPGSVTTTDVGSGTTVINAGGNQAAASPAVPVPPVYAAPPVTDSQALPVPPAPVAGSVPLAPLGPSPPAPVDPAAPVSASGAPVAPGSPVAPAPAVAPNPADPNAPVPPAPGAPADPNAPPGGGIICVPVKVPGPDPKDPTKTIELDQIACYPAPPPETATPANGTAPAVEGAVPPPVSAPESVQLAPIQPTTPVAIPEGSVPLAPIVPGGQPDIMKMPGLTQARLSAESIVKDAHSMAERTFGHFSFISTVVTLIVAYCLH